One genomic segment of bacterium includes these proteins:
- a CDS encoding CNNM domain-containing protein, producing the protein MIWFLILVVCILMVFVFSAFETGYILCRRKDFVGIAGKYRKFLLNAEEVITTVLVGLNFFESASSIVAFWFLKGLGLEAAESIGISGIIISLSLLLSEFFAKNLARERSSAIVKFFAPFIFMFSYLAIPVNRVILLMLFPIRLFRGERKKEAAEIIKLLVSDSVRDGELDSERARLILFLSRWQELKLKEFAEPVDRFVIDVEDLVKNPFRSNGPILISENNKILGLVDFKKFLLTRNVKSSIVSLPVLSGDLPLEKAIGKLKETGSKFCLVDVGKKIMLFRFSRFLKVMVEG; encoded by the coding sequence ATGATCTGGTTTTTAATTTTGGTGGTTTGCATCTTAATGGTTTTTGTATTCTCAGCCTTTGAGACTGGGTATATTCTTTGCCGAAGAAAAGATTTTGTTGGAATTGCGGGAAAGTATAGAAAATTTCTACTAAATGCTGAAGAAGTAATAACCACTGTCCTTGTTGGATTAAACTTTTTTGAGTCTGCCTCCTCCATCGTGGCTTTCTGGTTTTTGAAAGGTCTTGGATTAGAGGCTGCAGAGTCCATAGGTATTTCTGGTATCATCATTTCCCTTTCACTACTCTTATCCGAATTTTTTGCCAAAAATCTTGCAAGGGAAAGGAGCAGTGCAATAGTTAAGTTCTTTGCCCCTTTTATATTTATGTTTTCTTATCTTGCAATTCCAGTAAACAGAGTCATTCTTTTAATGTTGTTTCCTATTCGATTATTCAGGGGCGAGAGGAAAAAAGAGGCTGCTGAAATTATTAAGTTATTGGTTTCAGATTCCGTTAGGGATGGTGAACTGGATAGCGAGAGGGCAAGGTTGATCCTTTTCCTTTCTCGATGGCAGGAGTTGAAATTGAAAGAGTTTGCAGAACCTGTTGACAGGTTTGTGATTGATGTTGAAGATTTGGTGAAGAATCCATTCAGATCAAATGGCCCCATTCTCATTTCGGAAAATAACAAAATTCTCGGCTTAGTTGATTTTAAAAAGTTTCTTCTAACTCGAAACGTAAAATCCAGCATAGTTTCTCTTCCGGTTTTAAGTGGAGATCTTCCATTAGAGAAAGCAATAGGAAAGTTAAAAGAAACAGGAAGCAAATTTTGTCTTGTAGATGTTGGGAAAAAGATTATGTTGTTTAGGTTTTCTCGATTTTTGAAAGTAATGGTGGAGGGATGA
- a CDS encoding bifunctional ADP-heptose synthase, producing MEKILEAIERFKELRGIVVGDLMLDVYSFGTVERISPEAPVPVVRVEHDEFRVGGAANVANNLISFGAEVMVAGLVGEDFEGEMLIDLMESQGIEVEMVEVVKSRSTIVKNRIIARGQQLLRIDWEDLNDRSGKIKKKILENVIIQSQNADFIIIEDYNKGVLDGFMYRTIIASSPAPVFVDPKFEYYSSMKNAFLVKPNFEEFKKATGIKKFRGNFGTSVETFRKKLNIKNLVVTKGEEGMYISNGDEIYHIPSLHKKVFDVTGAGDMVISLLALGMSAGLSLFEASVLATIGAGIEITKLGAQPVTKDELITEVRNQWDRLLKDVIPLKEQG from the coding sequence ATGGAAAAGATTCTGGAGGCCATTGAGAGATTTAAGGAACTGAGGGGAATTGTAGTAGGAGATCTGATGCTTGATGTCTATTCTTTTGGAACGGTGGAGAGAATTTCCCCGGAGGCGCCTGTGCCTGTTGTGCGAGTAGAACACGATGAGTTCAGAGTTGGTGGCGCAGCGAACGTAGCGAATAATTTGATATCCTTTGGAGCTGAGGTAATGGTTGCAGGCCTCGTGGGAGAGGATTTTGAGGGTGAGATGCTTATTGATTTAATGGAGAGCCAGGGGATTGAAGTTGAAATGGTAGAGGTAGTTAAGAGTAGGAGCACAATAGTTAAAAACAGGATAATTGCCAGGGGTCAGCAACTCCTGAGGATTGACTGGGAGGATTTGAATGATCGGAGTGGCAAAATTAAGAAAAAAATTCTTGAGAATGTAATAATCCAATCACAAAATGCCGATTTTATAATTATTGAGGATTACAACAAAGGGGTCTTAGATGGTTTTATGTATAGAACGATAATAGCTTCTTCCCCTGCACCGGTTTTCGTCGATCCCAAATTTGAGTATTATAGCTCAATGAAGAATGCCTTTTTGGTTAAACCCAACTTTGAGGAATTCAAGAAAGCCACAGGTATAAAAAAGTTTCGTGGAAACTTCGGAACGAGTGTCGAGACTTTTAGGAAAAAATTAAATATAAAAAACCTGGTGGTTACGAAAGGCGAGGAAGGTATGTACATTTCCAATGGGGATGAGATTTATCACATCCCATCACTTCATAAAAAGGTTTTTGATGTTACAGGTGCGGGAGATATGGTTATTTCCTTGCTTGCTCTTGGTATGAGCGCCGGACTTTCCCTTTTTGAAGCCTCTGTCTTGGCTACGATTGGCGCCGGTATTGAAATTACCAAACTTGGCGCACAGCCTGTTACAAAAGATGAATTGATAACGGAGGTTAGAAATCAATGGGATAGATTGTTAAAGGATGTAATTCCATTGAAGGAACAGGGCTAA